CAGGCGGCCATCGGCAAGGAGGTGGCCACCAGCCTGCTGAAGTACTTCAAGGCGGGCGCCACCACGGGCGCGGTCAACTTCCCGCAAATCGAGGCGCCGCTCATCCCCGGCACGCACCGCATCCTCAACGTGCACCGCAACATCCCGGGCGTGCTGCGCGACATCAACAAGATTGTCTCGGACCTGAACGCCAACATCCACGCCCAGGTGCTCAGCACCGACGCCAACATCGGCTACCTGGTGATGGACCTGGACCAGGACGTGTCCCGCCCCGTCTGCGACGGCATCGCGGGGCTGCACACGGACATCAAGACGCGCATCGTCTCCTGACGGGCGCGGCTTCGCTCACGCGTCGACGACCTTCCCGGGGTTGAGGATGCCCTGGGGGTCCAGCGCGCGCTTGAGCACGCGCAAGAGCTCCAGCTCCTCCGGCGAGCGCGAGTAGCCGAGGTAGTCCTTCTTCAAGAGGCCGATGCCGTGCTCGGCGGAGATGCTGCCGCCGTGCTTCTTCACCAGCTCGAACATGGTGGGGTCCGCCTGCTTCGTGCGGGCGAGGAACTCCGCCTTCTCCATGGCGTCCGGCTTCATGATGTTGACGTGCAGGTTGCCGTCGCCGATGTGGCCGAAGAGGCAGATTTCCCAGCCCGGGTAGCGCGCGGCGAAGACGGACTCCAGCTCCGCGCAGAAGCCCTCCAGCGCGGCCACCGGCAGGGAGATGTCGTTCTTGTGGGGCAGGCCGGTGGCGGACAGGCTCTCGCTGATGCCCTCGCGCAGCGTCCACAGCTCCGCGGCCTGGGCCGCGCCCTGGGCCTGGGTGCCGTCCGTCACCAGCCCGCGCTCGAAGAGCGAGCCCAGCCACGCCTCCACCGCCGCCGCGTCGCGGGCTTCTGCCTCCAGCAGCACGTAGCAGCCGCTGGACACTTCGAAGGGTGAGCGCACCTTGCGGTGGCGCTGCAGGCGCGCCAGGCACCTGTCGGTGAAGAACTCGTAGGCGGAGATGCCGAAGGCCGTCTGCTGGCGCGCGTCCCGGAACAGCCGCAGCACGGCGGCCACGTCCGGCACCGCGAAGAGGAACACGTCCTGCTTCCCCGGCAGCTGGGTGAGCTTGAGGGTGGCCTCGGTGATGACGCCCAGGGTGCCCTCGCTGCCGATGAAGAGCTGCCGCAGGTCCGTGCCGGTGTTGTTCTTCTCCAGCGCGCCGTTGAGCTCCAGCACCTGCCCCTGGGCCGTCACCACCTGGAGGCCCAGCACCCACTGGCGGGTGAGGCCGTAGCGGATGACCTTCACCCCGCCCGCGTTGGTGGCGATGTTGCCGCCCACCGTGCTGGAGCCCTTGGACGCGAAGTCCACCGGCCACGTGAGGCCATGCCCGGCACAGTGGTGGTGCACGGCCTCCGTCACCGCGCCCGCCTGCACGCGCACCGTGTTGCCGAGCAGGTCCACCGGGCCCATTCGCGCCATGCGCTGGAGCGACAGCACCACCTCGCCCCGGGCCGCCACCGCGCCACCCGCCAGGCCCGTGCGGCCGCCGGAGGGCACCACGGCCACGCGGTGCTGGTGGCACAGCGCCATCAGCCGGGCCACCTCCTCCGTGCTCCGGGGGAGCGCCACCGCGCTGGGGGCGGGCGCGTACACGCGCGTCCAGTCCCGGCCGTACTCCTGCAACTCCCCCGGCTCCCGGGTGAGGAAGTCGGCGGGGAAGCCCTCGGAGATGGCCCGGAGGAAGTCTGCGGGGAGCGCGGCGGTGGTCATGCCTCAAGGCGTATTGCAGCCGACGCACCGTGACAAGGCGAAGCGCCCGGTGGCGGGAAAAGGTCAGGAAAATGGGCTCACTCCGTATACGGAGCGGCGACTGCCGGACACCGGCCCGCCCTCCCCCATCCGAGGAGTTCCGAGATGTTGAAGAACCGAGCCCTCCGCACCGCCCTGCTGGCCGTGTCCCTAGTGCTGGCCCCTGCTGCGCTGGCGGAGACGCCGCAGCGGGGCCTGCCCTACATCTTCGAGACGGTGGACGGCATCAAGGTCGTCGACACCATCCGGATTGAGGTCACCGGCATCCTCCAGGGGGAGGGCACGCCCCGCACCTTCACCTTCATCCAGAACGTCTCGAGCCCGGAGAACTCGCTGTACTTCGCGCGCTGTGAGCGCTTCGCCCTGCTCACAATGAACAAGCCGGGGGCCTACCTCTTCGAGATGGTGCAGCTGACCAACGGCTCCTCCTCCACCTGCCGGCTGACGCGCCGCTAGGCGCCTCCCACACGGCGGGCGGGGAAACGGATTCCTCTCATGGGCACGATGCGAAGCAGCTGGCTGGCATTGGCGCTGGCCCTGGTGGGACTGCAGGCCGCGTGCGGCGGGAGTGACGGCACGGATGCGGGCGTGGACTCGGACCGGGACGGCGTGGCGGATGCCGTGGACTGCGCGCCGCACACCGCGGAGCGCTGGCGGAACCTGCCCGGCTTCCGTGACGGTGACGGCGACGGCGTGGGCGCCGGCAGCGCGCGGCCCCTGTGCTCCGGGGAGGCGCTGCCCGCTGACTGGGTGGCGGTCGGCGGTGACTGCGATGACTCCAGCGCCACGCGGTGGCGCCAGGTAGAGGGGCTCTACGCCGACCTGGACGGGGACGGCGCGACGGCACCAGGGCCCGTGACGGGCTGCGTGGGCGACACGCTGGTGGACTACCACGCCCAGCCCGGCCCGCCGGACTGCGACGACTCGGATGCGCGCCTCCAGCAGTCCACGCTGGCGTGGCTCGACTCGGACGGGGATGGCCGGGGCAGCGGCGCGAGCGTGCCCTACTGCGCGGGCGCACGGCCTCCGCCTGGCTATGCCGCGCTCGAGGGCGACTGCGCGCCCGACGACTTCCGCCGCGCGGTGCCCCTGGCCTACACGTACCGGGACGCGGACGCGGACGGGCACACCGTCCACGAGCGGGGCACGCTGTGCGTCACCACGCTGCCGGCCGGCTACACCACGCTGGCGAGCGGCCTCGACTGCGACGACGCGGACCGCGCGCGGTGGGTGATGCGTGACGTCTACGCGGACGAGGATGGGGATGGCTTCGGCGTCGGCGCGGCGGTGGCTCGCTGCGTGGGCGCGGCGCCAGACCCGGGCTTCGCCTGGGAGGACGAGGACTGCGACGCCGAGTCGCCCGCGCGCTGGCAGTGGCACTCGTACGAGCACCGGGACGGGGATGGAGACGGCGCCACCATTCCGGAGCGCGGCGTGCTGTGCGCTGGCGCGGCGCGCCCCTCGGGCTACTCCTCCTGGCCGCTCGGCAACGACTGCGACGACGGGAACCCGGACGTCCTGGTGAGCTGGAGCGTGTACCCGGACTCGGACGGGGACGGCGTGGGCGCGGGGGACCAGGAGACGCTGTGCGCGGACACCGAGCGCCCCACGGGCTATGCCCTCACCGGCACGGACTGCGCCGTGTCGGACGCCACCCTCTGGCAGACCCTGCCCTATGCGCACCGGGACGTGGACGGGGACACCTTCACCGTGGCCCAGGCGGGCAGCGTGTGCTCGGGCGCGGCGCTCCCGGCCGGTTACGCCACCACGCCCAACGGCGTGGACTGTGACGACTCCACCCCCACCCTGCACACGTACCTCCAGGCGTATGAGGATACGGATGGGGACGGAGTGGGTGCGGGGACCGTGACGCTGCGGTGCACGGACGGCGCGGTGCGCGCGCCCTGGTCGACCACCGGCACGGACTGCGAGCCCCAGGACGCCACCCGCTGGCAGGTGCGCTCCTACTTCCACGTGGACCGCGACACGGACGGCCACACCCGGCCCGAGTCCGGCACGGTGTGTACCGGCGCCGCGCTGCCGGCGCCCTACCGGACGGTGGCGGCGGGCAACGACTGCGACGACACGGACACCACCCGCTTCCGCTGGGCCGTGCTCTACCCGGACGAGGACGGCGACGGCGTGGGCGCCTCGCCCCGGATGGTGCCGTGTCTGGGACAGGCGGTGCCCACGGGACTGTCGGTCCGCGGCTACGACGTGGACGACGCCGACGCGGCCGTTCAGGAAGACGCCGACGAGGACCTGCTCGTGGAGCTCATCCTCATGGACTGAAGGCCCGGCCGTCACGACTTCACGCGCCCGTGACGGCCTCGTTGCAGCAGCTCCGCTCGCGCCTGCTACGCCGCCGTCCCCGAACCACCTTTGGAGGGGACAGCCGCGATGAAGCCACGGAACACTTTCAAGACGTCCTTGCGCACCGGCACGCTGATGGCCTGGATGGCCTCGGCCGCGCTGGGCACCGGCTGCCAGGGTGAGCAGGGCCCGGCGGGGCCCACCGGCCCGGCGGGAGCCCAGGGGCCTCGGGGCGAGCGGGGCCCCGCTGGCGAGCAGGGTGAGCAGGGTGAGCAGGGTCCTCGCGGGGAGCAGGGGCCCACAGGCGAGCAGGGTCCTCGCGGGGAGCAGGGGCCCACAGGCGAGCAGGGGCCCACAGGCGAGCAGGGACCGCAGGGGGAGCAGGGACCCGCGGGCGAGCAGGGCCCTCGTGGCGAGCAGGGGCCGCGCGGTGAGCCCGCGATTCCTCCGGACCCGAAGCTGACGGTGCTGGGCACGTACCGCAGCCGGGCCTTCGACGAGGGCGCGGCGGAGATTGTCGCGTACCACGCGCCCTCGCGGCGCCTGTTCGTGGTGAATGCCCTGGCGGGCACGCTGGACGTGCTGGACGTCACGAATCCGGCGGCACCGGCGAAGGTGACGTCCTCCACGTTCGCCTTCAACCTGCGCACGGACCTGCCCACGCTGCTCCCGGGCTTCGTCGCAGGCGCGGCCAACAGTGTCACGGTGCACGGCAACACCGTGGCCATCGCCGTGGAGTCCTCCGACAAGCAGGCCCCCGGCGCGGTGGCCTTCTATGACGCCCTCAGCGGCGCGTTCGTCAACGCCGTGCAGGTGGGCGCGCTGCCGGACATGCTCACCTTCTCGCCGGACGGCCGCTACGTGCTGGTCGCCAACGAGGGCGAGCCGAACGACACCTATACGAACGACCCGGAGGGGAGCATCAGCATCATCGACCTCGCGGCGGGCGTCGGCCCGGGACAGCCGGCGGTGGCCACCGCGGGCTTCACCGCCTTCAACGGTCTGCAGTCCCGGCTGCTCGCGCTGGGCGCGCACCTGACGCTGTTCGGCGCGGCGCCAAGCGTCGCGAAGGACCTGGAGCCGGAGTACATCGCCGTGTCGCCGGACTCGAAGACGGCATGGGTGACGTGCCAGGAGGCCAACCTCGTGGCGGTGATGGACCTGGCCACGGCCACGGTGACGCAGCTGCTGCCGCTGGGCCTCAAGCACTACTCCTTCCTGGGCCACGGCCTGGACCCGAGCGACCGCGACGCGGTGATTCCCACCGGCACGCGAGGCCGCTCCGCCATCAGCAGCTGGCCGGTGGCCGGCATGTACCAGCCGGACGCCATCGCTCCCTTCACCGTGGCAGGGCAGACGTACCTCGTCACCGCCAACGAGGGAGACATCCGCGAGTACAGCGGCGGCAACGAGGTGGTGCGCGCCGGCGCGCTGACGCTGGAGGCGCCACTGACCGACAGTCTGAAGGACGTGGCGGTGCTCGGCCGGCTCAATGTCACCCGAGCGGGCGGGGACCTGGACCGGGACGGTGCCTACGAGCAGCTGCGCGCCTTCGGCGGGCGCTCCTTCTCCATCTGGAGCACCAGCGGCACCCTCGTCTTCGACAGCGGGGACGAGTTCGAGCAGCTCACCGCCGCCGCATACCCGGCGAACTTCAACGCCAACAACACCGAGAACAACTTCGACGGGCGCAGCGACGACAAGGGCCCGGAGCCCGAGGGCGTGACGGTGGGGAAGCTGGGCGAGCGCACCTTCGCCTTCATCGGCCTGGAGCGCATCGGCGGCATCATGGTCTACGAGGTGACGGACCCGCGGCACGCACGCTTCGTCCAGTACCTCAACAACCGCGACTTCAGTGTCGCCGACGCGGAGGACAGCGTGCTGGGTGACGGCGCGGTAGGAGACCTGGGCCCGGAGGGGCTGCTGTTCATCCCCGCCGACCAGAGCCCCGGCGGCCACCCGCTGCTCGTCGTGGGCAACGAGGTGAGCGGCACCACCACGCTGTACCGCTTCGCGCTGCCGTAGCGGGCACTGTCGCCGGGCGACCCATCCAAGACGCGGATGACTCCTGCCTGACAGGGTGGCGGGAGCGCGCCCTCGTGGAATGAGTGTTCTTCCAACCCCCAGCGCGAGAAGGGCAGCCCCCGTGCGGCCATGCCGTGCCAGCGCCGCACGCCTCGGGCCGTCCGAGACATTCCATGAGCAGGCTCCCGGGAAGACTGGCTCAAGACCTGGAGGGAGCCCGCATTGGCTGAACCCTCGCGGGCGTTCCGGCCTCTCGCGAGCCGTGGGCCTGAGCGGACCTGCCTGGTCGTCAGCCGTCGGGATGTCAGCCCCACCCGGTAGGAAGGTGCTGGCGGAAGGAACGTTCCTTCCACGGGCGGGTCGGTCCGGCAGGGGGTGGGCAGATGATGGAGCTGTACCAGCAGTTCGTGGCCACGCGGATGGAGGAGGCGGCGGCGGTGATGGCGCAGCGGGGCTACGACAACACCCCGGCCGCGGAGCTGGCGCGGGTGATGCGCATGTCGGTGGGCTCGCTGTGCCGGCGCTATGGCAGCAAGCGCGGCTGCGCGCTGGCCATTCGGGACTTCTCCGACGACGAGCTGTTCCGGTATGCGCGCTACGAGTTTCAAATGGCCAGCACGGACGAGGGCGCGGGCTTCCGCGAGGGCTTCTTCGCCCTGTGGCGGCTGCTGGCCCACTACGCGTTGCGGATGCCTGGAGTCTTCAGCTTCGTCTTCCTGCACGCCCGTCCTGAGCAGGGGCCTGACGACGAGCGACGCGGGCGGGTGCGAGACCTGGTCCGGGAGGTTGTCAGCCAGGGCGAGCGCGATGGAGTACTGCAGCCCGGTTCCGCGATGGCGAGGACGTGCCTGGTGTGGGGCGCGCTGGCGGAGCTGGGGCGGGTGGCGGCGAGGTGGGAAGGCGCAGTGACGGAGGAGGACGTGCTCGCGTCGGCGGAGGCGCTCTGGCGGGCGCTGGGCCCGAGGGAAGAGTCAACGCCCCGAGGCCCCGGCGGGATGCCGCCTCCAGACGGAAGTGAGGCCTCGGAAGAAACACCCGACAGCGAACCAGCGGCGACAATGGATGCTGGCGCGAAGGCGAATCTGCCTCCAGAAGGCGAGAAGGCCTCGGATGATGCGTCCGACTGTGACGCGACGGCGGCAATGGCTGATGACGCGGCGGCGCATCCGCCAGGCGCTCCACCCGAGGAAACGGAGCGCCCCCACGCCATGGTGGAGGGCGGTACTCCGGCCACTACCGCAGGTGAAGACCCAGGGCTGCGCGTGTTGAGTGCTTCACCTGCAGGCGCGGGAACGGCGCGGTCCGAAGCCCTGACGGCTGGAGAGGCCCTGGCAGCAGCTCACGATGACGCGGCGTTCGAGCGCTCGATGCACGCCAGACCCCGTCGCGTTCTTCGATGCGGCCCTGCCGGGACGAGGACACTGCTCTCGGCAGACGCCTGCCAGACTCCGTGGCACGCAGCGCGCTGGAGGCCATGGCGCTCGCCACGTTCCTGCATGCCCTGGCTCCGGGAGCGCCTGGAACCTCCCGGGATGCCGCAGGACTCTTCCGCGGCATGAATCAGCGCCACGAGGCGAGGATGCGCTCGGCCGCGGCCACGTCACCCCACCCCACCCTGCCGGTGAGGACCTCGCGTCCGTAGGAGATATGGAGCTCGTGCGCCAGGAAGGTCTCCTGGGAAAGCCGTGCCAGCCCCGCGGGCCAGGCCGCGCCGCGCGAGGCCTTCACCGCGCGCAGGAGGTACACGTCGACGTCGGACTCGGGCTGCCAGCGCAGCATGTCCAGCACCCACGGGAGGGAGACCCGCGAGTCGAGCTCCTTCCCCGTGGCCGACCGCAACAGCGCCGCGCCT
This genomic window from Pyxidicoccus xibeiensis contains:
- a CDS encoding FAD-binding oxidoreductase, encoding MTTAALPADFLRAISEGFPADFLTREPGELQEYGRDWTRVYAPAPSAVALPRSTEEVARLMALCHQHRVAVVPSGGRTGLAGGAVAARGEVVLSLQRMARMGPVDLLGNTVRVQAGAVTEAVHHHCAGHGLTWPVDFASKGSSTVGGNIATNAGGVKVIRYGLTRQWVLGLQVVTAQGQVLELNGALEKNNTGTDLRQLFIGSEGTLGVITEATLKLTQLPGKQDVFLFAVPDVAAVLRLFRDARQQTAFGISAYEFFTDRCLARLQRHRKVRSPFEVSSGCYVLLEAEARDAAAVEAWLGSLFERGLVTDGTQAQGAAQAAELWTLREGISESLSATGLPHKNDISLPVAALEGFCAELESVFAARYPGWEICLFGHIGDGNLHVNIMKPDAMEKAEFLARTKQADPTMFELVKKHGGSISAEHGIGLLKKDYLGYSRSPEELELLRVLKRALDPQGILNPGKVVDA
- a CDS encoding choice-of-anchor I family protein, with translation MKPRNTFKTSLRTGTLMAWMASAALGTGCQGEQGPAGPTGPAGAQGPRGERGPAGEQGEQGEQGPRGEQGPTGEQGPRGEQGPTGEQGPTGEQGPQGEQGPAGEQGPRGEQGPRGEPAIPPDPKLTVLGTYRSRAFDEGAAEIVAYHAPSRRLFVVNALAGTLDVLDVTNPAAPAKVTSSTFAFNLRTDLPTLLPGFVAGAANSVTVHGNTVAIAVESSDKQAPGAVAFYDALSGAFVNAVQVGALPDMLTFSPDGRYVLVANEGEPNDTYTNDPEGSISIIDLAAGVGPGQPAVATAGFTAFNGLQSRLLALGAHLTLFGAAPSVAKDLEPEYIAVSPDSKTAWVTCQEANLVAVMDLATATVTQLLPLGLKHYSFLGHGLDPSDRDAVIPTGTRGRSAISSWPVAGMYQPDAIAPFTVAGQTYLVTANEGDIREYSGGNEVVRAGALTLEAPLTDSLKDVAVLGRLNVTRAGGDLDRDGAYEQLRAFGGRSFSIWSTSGTLVFDSGDEFEQLTAAAYPANFNANNTENNFDGRSDDKGPEPEGVTVGKLGERTFAFIGLERIGGIMVYEVTDPRHARFVQYLNNRDFSVADAEDSVLGDGAVGDLGPEGLLFIPADQSPGGHPLLVVGNEVSGTTTLYRFALP
- a CDS encoding TetR/AcrR family transcriptional regulator; its protein translation is MMELYQQFVATRMEEAAAVMAQRGYDNTPAAELARVMRMSVGSLCRRYGSKRGCALAIRDFSDDELFRYARYEFQMASTDEGAGFREGFFALWRLLAHYALRMPGVFSFVFLHARPEQGPDDERRGRVRDLVREVVSQGERDGVLQPGSAMARTCLVWGALAELGRVAARWEGAVTEEDVLASAEALWRALGPREESTPRGPGGMPPPDGSEASEETPDSEPAATMDAGAKANLPPEGEKASDDASDCDATAAMADDAAAHPPGAPPEETERPHAMVEGGTPATTAGEDPGLRVLSASPAGAGTARSEALTAGEALAAAHDDAAFERSMHARPRRVLRCGPAGTRTLLSADACQTPWHAARWRPWRSPRSCMPWLRERLEPPGMPQDSSAA